The following coding sequences are from one Devosia neptuniae window:
- a CDS encoding nuclear transport factor 2 family protein — protein MTTDQHSASSHEQTVGQLQRRWILKGWEKQPGERFVFKDKVGHFYDWDHPATSLHDTFDPQLRVAHSPHEWAEAFETSFDSMQSALHAVTDEPDILVSGDMASATFEFCARLEAADGKVTGAVCRTSHVWGLKDGRWTIIREHTSCRVVPVEEVHALLGKFEPQKL, from the coding sequence ATGACCACCGATCAACATTCGGCCAGCAGCCATGAACAGACCGTCGGCCAGTTGCAGCGTCGCTGGATTCTCAAGGGTTGGGAAAAGCAACCGGGCGAGCGCTTCGTGTTCAAGGACAAGGTCGGCCATTTCTACGACTGGGACCACCCTGCCACCTCGCTTCACGACACATTCGATCCGCAATTGCGCGTTGCCCACAGCCCTCACGAATGGGCCGAGGCGTTCGAGACATCTTTTGATTCCATGCAGAGCGCGCTCCACGCCGTGACCGACGAACCCGACATATTGGTCAGCGGCGACATGGCTTCGGCCACCTTCGAATTCTGCGCACGGCTTGAGGCCGCCGACGGCAAGGTCACCGGCGCGGTGTGCCGCACCTCCCACGTCTGGGGCCTCAAGGATGGCCGGTGGACGATCATCCGCGAACACACATCCTGCCGCGTCGTGCCGGTCGAAGAGGTGCATGCACTGCTCGGCAAGTTCGAACCGCAAAAGCTCTGA
- a CDS encoding LysR family transcriptional regulator has protein sequence MAVDVNAIELFLSVAQAKSFRAAADRAGVTRSAVSQAIGRLEAELGIALFVRTTRSVNLTEAGQLLLDRVAPAMADLSAAITSTQELAGRPSGLLRLAVSSIAERFIAGPLLASFVEIYPEIELDVFITDDEFDIVAAGYDAGVRLGEIIEQDMIAIPVSDDQRQATVASPAYLARHGRPLHPKDLTGHRCIGWRPAPSVAPYRWEFEEDGQAFDVAVAPQVTTNDMGLMLRMALSGSGITCGMEETFRPFVERDELVPLLEEYLPSFAGFFLYFPSRRNLAPKLRALVDHVQVSRKR, from the coding sequence ATGGCGGTAGATGTCAATGCGATCGAGCTGTTCTTGTCGGTCGCGCAGGCCAAGAGTTTTCGGGCGGCAGCGGATCGTGCCGGCGTTACCAGGTCGGCCGTCAGCCAAGCCATTGGACGGCTTGAGGCGGAGCTGGGTATTGCGCTGTTCGTGCGGACGACGCGCAGCGTGAACCTGACCGAGGCGGGGCAGCTTCTGTTGGACCGCGTCGCGCCGGCTATGGCGGACCTGTCGGCGGCCATTACCAGCACCCAGGAACTGGCCGGGCGACCCAGTGGCCTGCTCCGGCTCGCAGTATCCTCGATAGCCGAGCGGTTCATTGCCGGGCCGTTGCTGGCCAGTTTTGTCGAGATTTATCCGGAAATTGAACTGGACGTTTTCATCACCGATGACGAGTTCGACATCGTTGCTGCAGGCTATGATGCCGGCGTCCGCCTGGGCGAAATCATCGAACAGGACATGATCGCTATCCCCGTTTCTGATGACCAGCGCCAGGCAACCGTGGCATCCCCGGCCTATCTCGCGCGACATGGACGCCCGCTGCATCCCAAAGACCTGACCGGGCATCGCTGTATTGGATGGCGCCCCGCGCCCTCGGTGGCCCCCTATCGGTGGGAATTCGAGGAAGATGGACAGGCCTTTGACGTGGCGGTCGCGCCGCAAGTGACGACCAATGACATGGGCCTGATGCTCCGCATGGCACTTTCCGGGAGCGGCATCACCTGCGGAATGGAAGAAACCTTCCGCCCCTTTGTCGAGCGGGACGAACTCGTGCCGTTACTCGAGGAATACCTGCCCAGTTTTGCCGGTTTTTTCCTCTACTTTCCGAGCCGCAGAAATCTCGCACCTAAATTGCGCGCGCTTGTGGACCATGTGCAGGTGAGCCGTAAGCGGTGA
- a CDS encoding LysR family transcriptional regulator produces MKREDLIDMLWFMAVAEERSFTRAAARLGTSQSTLSHTIKRLETRMGLRLLTRTTRSVSPTEAGEKILRSLAPRISEIEHDIDAVLEIRDKPSGTVRITLSDHALESVVWPKLQPVMQDYPDIKIELNSDNGFRNIVEERFDAGVRLGESLDKDMIAVRIGPDWRLVAVGAHAYFEAHGVPQHPQELVGHNCINQRHIRSGGLYAWEFEKDGRELRVRVDGQFIFNGSYPQIEAAKSGYGIAYLPENLVIKDIASGGLVQVLDDWSPFFQGYYLYYPSKRQNSPAFTVVMEALRVRSPQSE; encoded by the coding sequence ATGAAGCGCGAAGACCTCATCGATATGCTTTGGTTCATGGCGGTTGCCGAAGAGCGCAGCTTTACCAGAGCGGCCGCTAGGCTGGGCACATCGCAATCCACGTTGAGTCACACCATCAAACGTCTTGAGACGCGAATGGGCCTCAGGCTTCTCACTCGCACCACCCGAAGCGTGTCACCAACCGAAGCGGGCGAGAAGATCTTGCGCTCGTTGGCGCCGCGTATTTCTGAGATTGAGCACGACATCGACGCCGTGTTGGAGATCCGGGACAAGCCCTCCGGGACGGTGCGGATCACCCTCTCCGATCACGCGCTGGAAAGCGTGGTCTGGCCGAAGCTGCAGCCGGTCATGCAAGATTATCCGGACATCAAGATCGAGCTGAACAGCGACAATGGCTTTCGCAACATCGTCGAGGAGCGTTTCGATGCCGGCGTGCGGCTTGGCGAAAGCCTCGACAAGGACATGATCGCGGTCCGTATCGGCCCTGATTGGCGCTTGGTTGCCGTGGGTGCGCACGCCTATTTTGAGGCGCATGGCGTCCCGCAGCACCCCCAGGAATTGGTCGGGCACAATTGCATCAACCAACGTCATATCAGGTCAGGCGGTCTCTATGCTTGGGAGTTTGAAAAAGACGGACGCGAGCTTCGAGTGCGCGTGGATGGGCAGTTCATTTTCAATGGCTCCTATCCCCAAATCGAAGCCGCAAAAAGTGGCTACGGCATTGCCTATCTTCCCGAAAATCTGGTGATCAAAGACATTGCAAGCGGCGGGCTTGTGCAGGTTCTTGACGACTGGTCGCCGTTTTTCCAGGGCTATTACCTGTACTATCCCAGCAAGCGGCAGAATTCTCCCGCCTTTACTGTGGTCATGGAGGCCTTGCGTGTCCGGTCGCCTCAAAGCGAATAG